The genomic region ATGGTATCCTTGCTGAATGAAAGTGGCGCTCTAGCTGGTTCGGCCCTTGCCTGGGCTTGCCGCAGCCCTAGTTTTGGTCCTGTTTACCGTCTATGTTTGAAATAGCAATCGGTTGCCGGTGCCCGGGGCGCTCGCGGCGGTTTGCCACCGATATGGGAAGCTGAATTGCCGAACGAACCCAATGCACCGGATTTGCACGAACTGTTGTCCCGCGTCGCGCTGGCTGACCGCGCCGCCTTTGACACGCTCTATGCTGCGGCAAGCCCGAAACTTTTCGCCGTGCTGATCCGTATTCTGAGAGACCGGAGCATGGCTGAGGACGCTTTGCAGGAAGTGTTTGTAAAGGTGTGGCAAAAGGCGGACGGGTTTCGCTCCGGCAGTCAGGCGCCGATGGCATGGCTGTATGCGATTGCGCGCAACCATGCCATTGACACCATCCGTGCGCAAAAACGTCTCCATGATGATCTCGACGATCATCAGGAATTGTCGAGCCCGGAGCCTGACCCCGAGCAGGCCGCCGTTGCGGCCAGTGAACGCGAACGCATTGATAACTGCCTTGAGGAGTTGGAACCCCAAAAGGCGGAAGCGGTGGTCTCCGCCTATATGGAAGGCTACAGCTATCAGGAACTGGCGGACCGCTATTCGGTACCGCTGAACACGATGAGAACCTGGCTGCGCCGCAGCCTCATCAGTTTGAGGAAGTGTCTGGACGATGGCTAAGCGGCAGGAAAAAGACCGCGATGATCTGGAAGCGCTGGCCGCCGAATACGTTGTCGGCGTGCTGGAAGCTGATGAACGCCGCCGTTTCGAGGCGCTGGTTAAGACGTCTCCCGAAGCTGCCCAGGCGCTGCAGCGGTGGGAGAACCGCCTGCACGGTCTTAATGAAGGCTATGGTTCGCAGCAGCCCCCGGCCTCGATCAAAAAACACATCGACAAGCGCCTGTTTCCCGATGCCCGTCAAAACAGCGGCGGGCTGTGGCAGTCGCTTGCCTTCTGGCGCGGTTTCAGTCTCGTCGGCACGGCAGCTGCCGTTGCGCTCGCCCTTTGGGCGGCCGGCCTTTCCGGCGAGGTTTCCCAAAGCCGCATTGCCTTGATCGATGCGGAGAAATCCGCCGCCGAAGCCCAGCGAAATCTCAAGGCCTATGAAGGAGAACTGGCAGCCCGTGCCGGGCGTCTTGCCGAATTGGAAAGCGAACTGGCGCAGACCCGGTCAGGGCTTGAAACCGCGCAAGCGGAATTGGCCGAAATGGCCGAACGCAGTCAGCCGATCCTGGTGGTTTCGCTTGAATCGGGCGATACCGATTACCGTTTTCTGGCCGTCCATGAGGAAGGTTCTGACGAAATGCGCATGACGCTGGTCTCTGGCGACGCCCAGGCAGGCAAGGACTTTGAACTGTGGCTGGTTGAGCCGGATAAACAGACCGTGTCGCTTGGCGTCATCAGTGAGGGCAAATCGGCGGTGGTGCTGGCGCCCGAACATGCTGGCGTTCTTGAAAAAGGCGGCCTGCTTGCCGTTTCCATTGAGCAGAAGGGTGGTTCGCCCACAGGCATTGCCCAGGGCCCGGTGGTAGCGGTCGGGGCGCCGCAAAAGCTCTGAATGCCGATATAGCCTAGAGCAATCCCGCTATCGCCGCATAAAATTCGCCAAGTCCTGTTTTCTTTTCCGATGAGGTCGCGATGATTTCGGGGTAGGCGGCGGGATGGCGCTTGAGCGCTTGAAGGGTCTCCGCCTCCAGCCTGGCAACGGCAGGTGGCTTGATCTTGTCGGTCTTGGTCAGCACCACCTGGTAGGAAACGGCCGCCTTGTCGAGCAGCGCCATGACCTCTTCATCGTTCTTCTTGATGCCATGGCGCGCATCGATCAGCACGAATACGCGCTTTAACGTCGCCCGGCCGCGCAGATAGTCGAAAACCAGTTTCGTCCATTGTTCGACCTGCGCCTTGGGCGCCTTGGCAAAGCCGTATCCCGGCATGTCGACGAGTGCCAGTGGCGGCAGATCGCCCGCTTCGCCGCTGTAACCGTCGGGAACGAAGAAATTCAGCTCCTGGGTGCGGCCCGGCGTGTTCGAGGTGCGGGCCAGCCCCTTCTGGCCGAGAAGGGCATTGATCAACGAGGACTTTCCCACATTGGAACGTCCCGCAAAGGCAATTTCCGCCGGGCCTTCCGGTGGCAGGAAGGGCATTGACGGTACGCCGCGAATGAAGACCCAGGGCCTGGCGAAAAGCTGCCGGCCCTTCTCGGCAAGGACCGGATCGGGGCCGGGCACGGCACCAGACGCCGCCCGGGATACGGCAGCTGGAGCAGCATTGGCCGCTGCTTGTTTATCTTCCGCCATCGTTGGTGTCGCCCTTTGCTGGTGCGGCTTTCTGCAGTGCATCAATATCTGCGCCCCGGATGGCGTCAATGGCTGCCGAAATTTTGTCAGCGGGCCAATGCCACCACGCCAGGTCAAGCAGCCGGGCGATGCCGGTTTTGTCAAACCGCAATTTGAGCACCCTCGCAGGATTGCCGCCTGCAATGGCGTAGGCCGGAATGTCGGAAACGACAACCGAGCGCGCTGCAACAATTGCCCCGTCCCCGATGGTAACGCCCGGCATGACAAGGCATTCCCGGCCCATCCACACGTCATTGCCGATGACTGTGTCGCCGCGGCTCTGGGAAACCCAGGCTCGCGGGTCGAAGCCTTTTTCCCATCCACCACCAAAAATGTTGAATGGATAGG from Salaquimonas pukyongi harbors:
- a CDS encoding CatB-related O-acetyltransferase translates to MHGPDPNTLYPLEGFARTAFLKNFITRSNIEVGDYTYYDDPHGAERFEDRNVLYHYDFYGDRLIIGKFTAIATGATFLMNGANHAMGGFSTYPFNIFGGGWEKGFDPRAWVSQSRGDTVIGNDVWMGRECLVMPGVTIGDGAIVAARSVVVSDIPAYAIAGGNPARVLKLRFDKTGIARLLDLAWWHWPADKISAAIDAIRGADIDALQKAAPAKGDTNDGGR
- a CDS encoding sigma-70 family RNA polymerase sigma factor codes for the protein MPNEPNAPDLHELLSRVALADRAAFDTLYAAASPKLFAVLIRILRDRSMAEDALQEVFVKVWQKADGFRSGSQAPMAWLYAIARNHAIDTIRAQKRLHDDLDDHQELSSPEPDPEQAAVAASERERIDNCLEELEPQKAEAVVSAYMEGYSYQELADRYSVPLNTMRTWLRRSLISLRKCLDDG
- a CDS encoding anti-sigma factor is translated as MAKRQEKDRDDLEALAAEYVVGVLEADERRRFEALVKTSPEAAQALQRWENRLHGLNEGYGSQQPPASIKKHIDKRLFPDARQNSGGLWQSLAFWRGFSLVGTAAAVALALWAAGLSGEVSQSRIALIDAEKSAAEAQRNLKAYEGELAARAGRLAELESELAQTRSGLETAQAELAEMAERSQPILVVSLESGDTDYRFLAVHEEGSDEMRMTLVSGDAQAGKDFELWLVEPDKQTVSLGVISEGKSAVVLAPEHAGVLEKGGLLAVSIEQKGGSPTGIAQGPVVAVGAPQKL
- the yihA gene encoding ribosome biogenesis GTP-binding protein YihA/YsxC — protein: MAEDKQAAANAAPAAVSRAASGAVPGPDPVLAEKGRQLFARPWVFIRGVPSMPFLPPEGPAEIAFAGRSNVGKSSLINALLGQKGLARTSNTPGRTQELNFFVPDGYSGEAGDLPPLALVDMPGYGFAKAPKAQVEQWTKLVFDYLRGRATLKRVFVLIDARHGIKKNDEEVMALLDKAAVSYQVVLTKTDKIKPPAVARLEAETLQALKRHPAAYPEIIATSSEKKTGLGEFYAAIAGLL